In Drosophila subpulchrella strain 33 F10 #4 breed RU33 chromosome 3R, RU_Dsub_v1.1 Primary Assembly, whole genome shotgun sequence, the following are encoded in one genomic region:
- the LOC119552819 gene encoding LOW QUALITY PROTEIN: peroxisomal N(1)-acetyl-spermine/spermidine oxidase-like (The sequence of the model RefSeq protein was modified relative to this genomic sequence to represent the inferred CDS: deleted 2 bases in 1 codon), translated as MGDKEEPVTPAPSPTEEGMANMGTAGAADQPQTSGSNTNVKIVIIGAGMAGLSAANHLLQNGCEDFIILEARGRVGGRIVSIPLSNNQKIELGANWIHGVLGNPIFELAVQHGLVSVVNVPKPHKVVATTEDGHQVPFSILQEIYEAYVCFLRRCDEYFLCQYSPPPDIHSVGEHINYEIEIYLSGVQDPKEKRLKQSIFNCLLKRETCITGCNNMNEVDLLELGSYTELQGGNIVLPSGYSSILRPLGAQIPKQSILTKCPVKKIHWKRKKTFTGLETVDENSEDEHSDDSERTVTEVPTGGLRGGSVESNSSGNCDSPAGHVRVDCEDGRVFHAAHVICTIPLGVLKNNHRTLFDPVLPQFKQESIENLMFGTVDKIFLEYERPFLSADISEIMLLWDDDKRDMNSTEEELASEAYLSKNWFKKIYSFAKMTDTLLLGWVSGREAEFMETLPHEAVAEKCTEILRNFLQDPYVPKPKRCVCTSWKSQDFTGGAYTSIPVGATQEDIENLAQPLYATPQAMKPAIVFAGEHTHSSFYSTVHGAYLSGRTAAQHLLASEEPDEIIMESEGSDLSAWIQGIALD; from the exons ATGGGCGACAAGGAGGAGCCCGTAACACCCGCTCCCTCGCCCACGGAGGAGGGAATGGCCAACATGGGGACTGCTGGAGCCGCT GATCAGCCCCAAACTTCGGGGAGCAATACCAACGTAAAGATCGTGATCATTGGAGCCGGAATGGCGGGACTGTCGGCCGCCAATCACCTTCTACAAAACGGCTGCGAGGACTTCATCATTCTGGAGGCACGGGGCCGGGTGGGCGGACGTATAGTGTCCATACCGCTCAGCAATAATCAGAAG ATTGAACTGGGCGCCAACTGGATACACGGCGTCCTGGGCAACCCCATCTTCGAGCTGGCCGTGCAGCATGGTCTAGTCAGCGTGGTAAACGTACCAAAACCGCACAAGGTGGTGGCCACCACGGAGGACGGGCACCAGGTGCCATTCAGCATACTGCAGGAGATCTACGAAGCGTACGTCTGTTTCTTGAGGCGCTGCGATGAGTATTTCCTGTGTCAGTACAGCCCGCCGCCGGATATTCACAGTGTGGGCGAGCACATTAACTACGAGATCGAGATCTACCTGAGTGGCGTGCAGGATCCTAAGGAGAAGCGCCTGAAGCAGTCCATCTTCAACTGCTTGCTGAAGCGAGAGACCTGCATTACGGGCTGCAATAACATGAACGAGGTGGATCTCCTCGAACTAG GCAGTTATACGGAGCTACAGGGTGGCAACATAGTGCTGCCGTCTGGTTACAGCTCCATCCTGCGACCGCTGGGTGCCCAGATACCCAAGCAGTCCATCCTGACCAAATGTCCAGTGAAGAAAATTCACTGGAAGCGAAAAAAGACCTTTACCGGACTGGAGACGGTTGATGAGAACTCAGAGGACGAGCACTCGGACGACTCGGAGCGAACAGTGACGGAAGTGCCCACGGGGGGACTTCGTGGCGGCTCCGTGGAGTCAAACTCCAGCGGCAATTGTGATTCTCCTGCAGGACATGTTCGCGTAGATTGCGAGGACGGTCGAGTGTTTCATGCTGCCCATGTGATATGCACCATACCACTGGGCGTGCTAAAAAACAACCATCGAACTCTCTTCGATCCTGTGCTGCCGCAGTTCAAACAGGAGTCCATCGAGAATCTCATGTTCGGCACCGTTGACAAGATCTTCTTGGAGTACGAACGGCCATTCCTTAGTGCCGATATATCAGAGATTATGCTGCTTTGGGATGACGATAAGCGGGATATGAACAGCACCGAAGAGGAGCTGGCCAGCGAAGCGTATCTGAGCAAGAATTGGTTCAAGAAAATATACTCATTTGCCAAGATGACGGACACACTGCTGCTGGGCTGGGTTTCGGGTCGAGAGGCGGAGTTCATGGAGACACTGCCCCACGAGGCGGTGGCGGAAAAATGCACGGAAATACTGAGAAATTTTCTTCAGGATCCCTATGTGCCCAAACCGAAGCGATGTGTGTG CACTAGCTGGAAGTCGCAGGACTTTACCGGCGGAGCTTACACCTCGATACCCGTAGGGGCCACTCAGGAGGACATCGAAAACCTTGCCCAGCCCCTATACGCCACGCCTCAGGCCATGAAG CCCGCCATAGTCTTTGCCGGAGAGCACACCCATTCCAGTTTCTACTCTACTGTACACGGCGCCTATCTAAGCGGACGGACGGCAGCGCAGCATTTGCTGGCCAGCGAGGAGCCAGACGAGATCATCATGGAGTCGGAAGGCAGCGATCTGAGCGCCTGGATACAGGGCATCGCCCTGGACTGA